A DNA window from Chryseobacterium sp. MEBOG06 contains the following coding sequences:
- a CDS encoding BT0820 family HAD-type phosphatase, giving the protein MLNNKKIAVDFDGTVVDDAYPAIGKPKTFAFETLKRLQAEGYRLILWTYRHGKTLDEAVEFCKKNGIEFYAVNSSFEGEVFDSENQSRKLDADWFIDDRNLGGFPGWGEIYNIIQERIEFRVEGKEVLAYSKLKKEKKKGLFW; this is encoded by the coding sequence ATGTTAAATAATAAAAAGATTGCTGTTGACTTTGACGGGACCGTTGTGGATGATGCTTATCCGGCAATTGGAAAACCGAAAACCTTTGCTTTCGAAACTTTAAAAAGACTGCAGGCAGAAGGATACAGACTTATTCTTTGGACCTATAGACACGGAAAAACGTTAGATGAAGCAGTAGAATTCTGCAAAAAAAACGGAATCGAATTCTATGCAGTAAACTCAAGCTTTGAAGGAGAGGTCTTTGACTCTGAAAATCAATCCAGAAAACTGGATGCAGATTGGTTCATTGACGACAGAAACTTAGGTGGATTCCCGGGATGGGGCGAAATCTACAATATTATTCAGGAGAGAATAGAATTCCGTGTAGAAGGAAAAGAAGTTCTTGCCTATTCAAAATTAAAAAAAGAAAAGAAAAAAGGACTTTTCTGGTAA